From a region of the Branchiostoma floridae strain S238N-H82 chromosome 13, Bfl_VNyyK, whole genome shotgun sequence genome:
- the LOC118429702 gene encoding nuclear protein 1-like, which yields MSSPQDSMTFFESNYYDEYEYYNFDTDKIVASGQGSGKGRTKREQELHSQRFDPCGNVRITVTKFQNTERKRKNSNDRS from the exons ATGTCGAGTCCACAGGATAGCATGACGTTCTTTGAGAGCAACTACTACGACGAATACGAGTATTACAACTTCGACACTGACAAAATCGTTGCGTCAG GACAAGGAAGCGGTAAGGGCCGGACGAAACGCGAGCAGGAGCTGCACAGCCAACGGTTCGACCCGTGCGGAAACGTCAGGATAACCGTTACAAAGTTTCAAAACACGGAGAGAAAGAGGAAGAACTCTAACGACAGGAGCTGA